Genomic segment of Candidatus Chlorohelix allophototropha:
GCGACTTTCCCTTCAACCCATTGGGGTCTCGCGGGAGACCCTAACAACATAAAGTTCGGTGGTAAAGCCACGCAATTTCTAAAACACGATGGATACCTGATTGAAATCCACCGAGCGGTAAGACGTAGCCATACCTGCGCCCGATGCAAGGGTGAAATAAGTATGGATACAAGAGATTTACACCTATACGTGATGCGTGGCTTTACCAGTCAAGTAGAGACCACCGGAATGGTAAAGAGCAGGTATCACTTGGATTGCTCTCCTTGGAAGGTGGAATTTAGAAACGCATAGGAAAGGATTGAACAATGACGATAGAAGCAAGCGAGAAGCATATGGCTAACAGTGATAACGAGCAGGAAGTACCTGATGCAACACAAGACACCCGGTATAAGTGTCAAGACTGTGACGGGCTTTTTGAAGAAAGCGAAGTGCAGACCCCTTTGTATGAGTGTGGCAATTGCGGTGAGGTATTTAACCGGGATAACAGCAACACCGGGAGCAATCACCAATGCCCTAACTGCTACAGGATGGCTTCAAAACAGGATGACATAAGCTGTCCCGATTGTACAGGTGGAGCGGTAGAAGAAGTAACCATTTACATCTGTGACGTTTGCAGTGAGGAGTTTGAGGAAGAAGAAGAATACACCAGCCATTACACCGAGCAGCATACAGGTGGCGATGACGATGATGACCCGGAAGACGAGGAAGAAGACCCGGAAGATGAAGAATAAGCTATACACGCTTGGATACACCACGACCACCGGGACGGTAGAGCTTGAGGAGATTGCACTTGCTAAGAGCGCAATCTTACTAGACATAAGGTGGAGACCTACATCTGCCTATCCGGGATGGCGAAGTTATTACCTTGAAGCCTACCTAAAAGAGCATTACCAGTGGTGCGGACAACTCGGCAACAAAAACTATAAGAAGGGTGGCGCGATTGAAATCGTAAACCCGACAGAAGGCTATCCGTTACTGCTTAACCTATTGAAGCAGAAGAATGTAATTCTGCTATGTGGCTGTGCGAATTTGGATACTTGCCACCGCTTAGTGGTAGCCAAGTTTGTAGCCCCGCTTGTAGGCGAAGCTGAACACCTTGTAGGTAACAGGAAGATTAAAACCTTAGTTAATGGTTGAGGAGTAAATAGATGGAATTACCAGAACGCGATTATACCGAAATGAAAGCATTGGTTGAGAAGTTAGGGGAGCAAGCTAACCAGAAAGGGACGTGGAAGCCCATTGAGGTTCACTGGAATGAGTCAGATTACAGGATTGAGCCAGTGGTAAACGGGAACGGATTTTTAGGTAAAACAATGGAGGAGAATTGTCCATCCCACCATACCACCTGCCGGGTGTTCCTCAAAGTGTATCTGCTGAACGATGGCGATGACCGCTTGGTAGGCGAGGTACATAGTCCGGGATGTAGCGTTGATGCCGTGTTTTACGGACTATCTGGGACTCAAAAACTATTGTTGGGCTGTGGTGGAGAAGCGTATCAAGGG
This window contains:
- a CDS encoding DUF488 family protein, yielding MKNKLYTLGYTTTTGTVELEEIALAKSAILLDIRWRPTSAYPGWRSYYLEAYLKEHYQWCGQLGNKNYKKGGAIEIVNPTEGYPLLLNLLKQKNVILLCGCANLDTCHRLVVAKFVAPLVGEAEHLVGNRKIKTLVNG